The Primulina tabacum isolate GXHZ01 chromosome 1, ASM2559414v2, whole genome shotgun sequence genome contains the following window.
ACGTTTAtagttatttataatatatatgttgTTTGATGAAGATTATTTCTTGTATGATTACTAAGATGAAAAGGGAAGCGTCGGTTATTGATGGACATGATGACATTACAACTGGAGACTCAATCAATTCATCTCAGTGATACTTCGAGACGAGAGAATTCTAAAGGTAATAAATATTTTGCGATTGAATTTTTTAGTTATGTATTTGATTATATCTGTCAGACCAATTGATTTTAAAGACTATAAAAAATATGTTCTTTGTTATTATATACAGTTTCTCTATCTGATTCAATGTTGGTTTTACTTTATTCAgttcttaatttaaataattaattaatataattattatgcGTCCACTTTTATGTCTTGTGAGTAGTCCATCACAGCTCCATACACTGATGAAGTTCTAGTTGAATAGCGTTTTTAGTACAGTTCAAATGATAAGTGATGGTTTCTTCAGATTGTAAGATTGATTGATTAGCATAAAAATGTAATGGAACATTCAATTTATGTGTGATAATGCTTCTTATGAGATATAGATGGAGTAATTACCTTTTTTAATGCCTCCTGTTTCTTTGGCACCCATGAGTGCAGCTGTGATTTCTCTCTTATGTTCCAGTAGAAATATGGATATATCTCggtttttcttttagtttttgaAGCAGACTGCTAAGTAGTTTATGCAACAAACGTGAAAGTGTACATGGAGATTGTTAGCCTTGATCATTCATGGGATTAACTTTGTAGTGGCTGTTATTATTTTGTGGGCTATATCAATTTAAGCTTAGTTGTTTGCATCAGTACCTTTTTCAGTCAAACAATGAAAAGTGCTAGTATTGAACATAAATGATGTGTCAAGTTATAGGTGGATATCATAAGAAACAACTTGGATCATCGAGGAATTATGTGTCGTGGAATAGAGAAATGGACAAGCATTTGGCAAAAGTTCTGACTGACCAAATGGCTCATGGAAACAAATGCGACGGCGACACGTGGAAACCAAAAGCCTTACAAGCTGCTGTGACCTACTTAAATTTCAAATTGCATCTTAATTTGtcgaaagaaaatattaaaaatagacTCAAGGCTTggaaaaaatattatagtgtTGTTACAGATGTCCAAAAGCAAAGTGGATTTTTTTGGGACGAGGAACGAAAAATGATTATTGTCACGTCAGATGAACGTAATTCATGGAAGGAATATGTTGAGGTACGTAATTTTTTCGaattttcttttataattaCTCAACATACATATATCTCATCTTCCTTTGAATAGTCACACCCGGATGCTAAAGGCTTGCAAAATAAAGTGATTGAGAATTGGAGCGATATTTTGCTTCTTTGTGGAAGAGATAGAGCAACTTGTTTAAAGTCTGAAACTTTTGAAAAAGGTGCCAACTCGATGGGAGACGAAGAAGAAGCTGAGTTAAAGACAGCACAAGAACAATTGCGGCCGTCAGATTCATTGGATtccatgatcaataaaaggAAGAAAGCAAAAAAAGATGCTTTAGTTGAGGTTGTCGGCATGATTGCAGCATCTTTTCAAGAGTTTGTGGCAAGCAAAAAGAAGGAAGAAAGACCCAGTGGTATTGAAATATATGAGGTTGTTTCCAGCATAACCGAACTTACGAGCACCGAAAAATTTAAGGCAGTCGAAAAATTGATGGGTGGTGATGCTGAACGGTTTAGATTATTAAAAGCACTTCCGGATGAGGAGAGAAGAGGATGGTTGTATTTTCTCATTGATTCTTAGCTATCTTTGAATTTATGTTATGAACTAACAAGTCAAGTATCCAaagttatatttatattttggtGAAACAAAATATTATGATGTTGATATCTTGGCAAtactaattttattttgtttatatgTTAGTGAAACAAATATTTAGATTTGGTATTTTTGGCTTACTTATCGACTGATGTAAATTATAATCTTTTATATGTTTGCTCTTCATATAAAAAAAAGCTGCTTGTAGTGTTTTTTTAATAACCAATTGAATTATTTAATAAGTAATTAAAACGACTagtttttgatatattttttacttATGACAACAAAtgttataaatataaaatttagttcttagttttttttaaaaaagaaaatgtttgtaTTACTTAATTTGTTGATATATTTGTAGATTGATTTATGGCCGGGACAAAGGGTGGCGATCCTGcgaattgaaataaaatagttttttaGACTATAATTTGAATTAAACGTGTTCCAAATAAGCTTTGTGTTTGATgcaaaaattgtgattttttggTGTTAAAACTACCCTAagatcttttaaaaaaaaactatccTGTGTTAGTGCAATAAATTAGAACTAATCTTAAGcttttctgtttttatgtttaAACCAATGCAAGAATGGACCTGTTGTTATTTGTGTTCACGTGAATTGTCGTTGAAGTGTGTGCCAGGAAAATCAACTTGAGCTCGGTCCCTGCTCGTCCACCTCAGACATCACTTGCTGAGAGAAGGCGACTAGCTCGGACATTGGGCACCCACTCTATCCCATAATTTCCAAGCCATCAAATCAGGCAACACGGAGTCACCAAGTAGTCGAGAATCACAATCAGACATGGAAATTTCAAGATTCTGGGTTTAGCTATCCCATAATTTCCAAGCCACATGACAGCCCTTATCATATGTATATCAAATCAGACAACACAGAGTCACCAAGTAGTCGAGAATCACGATCAGACTTGGAAATTTCAAGATTCTGGGTTTAGGCTAAATATATCTTAcaacatacatacatattttAACTAAACGAGCCATGTTGAAGTCTATCCAAAGGTTTGTTGATTACAAAAGCAATATAAAGAATATGATGTaaccaaaaaataatattaccCGAAATGAGCGGATCTAAACATCCATATGATCAGTCAACTGTTAGAGCACCGATTCGGAGATCAGATCCATCTGCAAGTTAGCATCTAAGAAGAGAAATCCAGAGAGAGGAGTTAAGAACGACAGATGAGATAATTCAATTCAGGGGCCTAccctttttcttttatttccttCCTTTTATATGTAAACAAGTACCTTTCTTTTTGACTAATGAGAGCACCGCTTCGGAGATCAGATCCACCTGCAAGTTAGCATCTAAGAAGAGAAGTCCAGAGAGAGGAGTTAAGAACGACAGATGAGAGAATTCAATCCAGGGGCCTAccctttttcttttatttccttCCTTTTATATATAAACAAGTACCTTTCTTTTTGACTTACAATAGTCAAGCTATAAACGTGTTTTGCCTTCTAAACTTTATTTCACGCTTTGTACACTACTCTTATAATTGGTATGCAATTACTCTGATACAAAATCTACCAATCTCCTAGGTGCACTTCTCATGCGTTGCTGCCTCTGTTCTCCTTCCTCAAGCATTCCTGGACTCGTAACAACCTTGGTGATAAAACCAATCCGGGTGGACTGATGACCACCCGGATTTGTTGATTACCTAGATCGGTTGTCCGCCTGAATTCCTTGACCATCTGGATTCGACGTCCACCAGGATTGGTTAATCACTAGAATTGGTTGTCCACGGGGATCAAATGTCTATATGGATTAGTTGATCATCCAGATTCACTGATCATCTGGATCCTCTCATTTCAGGTACTATTATTTATTGGAAACATCACAATCGTAAGCGAGTCAACTTATGGATTGTGCTTTATTGATTCCTATatataaataatctttattttaataatattttatggtttttaTCTAATTATGgcatttactttatctgtatattcaTTAAAAGTACacagataaagcccttgaataaaCAATATATATCATGAGGTTTGTCTCTAAAATTTAGATCGTGAAATTTATTAGAAAGTAGACTGTTTATTCTAAATTGGTTCCTAATCAATTCAACCAtctaaaataaagataaatattGCTCGAGCTTGAGATTATCATCGATGATGTAAACGAGATGTTTCATAAGTAATGACATGAAAATGTCCATTCATATAGATGTAATATCATTTAAAGATGCATTGAACAACCACTCCCTCTAACTTTCAAGTTATTATCATTTATCCGGTGGAATCGTatgcagttatggttgtacatcattagtcattGACTCAAGACAACGTGAAAGGTCTACGTACTAACATGCCGACTCTATTGATGGTcataaaatgatgaaattgagtgtagtttcgaaatacataTGAGTCAATACATTTACAATCTTAACCATTGCGTGATTTCTTCATTTGATTGGTTTCATTTTTTTAGCATATCGtttttatatttgtataatttccctaataaatattttttaaaatagtttattcatattttttatggGGCCGAGGGTCATAAATAGCGTTCTACGACGTACAACGATTGAATAAATGTattaataaaaagtaaaaactaAGGACATCGTAGGCGTACTATAATAAAATTAAAGTTGACgtctttttttaattaattaaataatataattgttgtgaaaaagtaaaaatttatggtaaaaagtaaaaatctcaaactctcaaaatttaccaaactacacactttataatatttttctctctactcaattgtaattttcttcacaaatgagagatctatttataggaaatctttacaaataatccaaaaataaaatacatcattacctacatcatcacacactaattttcaatatttacaactcttattttcaacattcaaatattcaacattcaaatattcaatactcacattttaaatatatttttcaacactcccccttgtgatgatgatcataatgattgtcttcattacgtgtttttatactgcctcgttaaaaaccttactaggaaaaacccattgggataaaaaccatagtaagggaaaaagagtgcagtcacgtaaactccccctcatgttgacacgaacaattcttcacaaatttcgtagattgcgcatcccaatattatatatgtgctttctgaatattgacgtaggaaaggcctttgtgaagagatctgatgagttttcacttgattgaatgtgacgaacatcaatatatttattcttctctagctccttagtgaatgcgaagaacttaggaggaatatgtttagttctgtcgctttttatgtatccttctttcatttgagcaacacatgcagcattatcttcatatagtatcacatgcTTCTCAttagatgataatccgcatgaaatttggatatgttgggtcattgattttaaccacacacattcacgacttgcttcatgtagtgcaataatctcggcatgatttgatgaagttgttacgagcgtttgtttctgagaacgccaagatattgcagtgcctccacgagtaaatacatatccagtttgggaacgtgccttgtgtggatcagataagtatccagcatcagcataaccaattatacttggattagcatcttttgaatacaaaagtcccaagtctgtcgttcctcgtagataacggaatatatgtttaattccgttccagtgtctctttgttggatatgtgctaaatcttgccaacagattcacggcaaaagatatatcaggccttgtacaatttgtaaggtacataagggcaccgatggcacttagatatggtacttctggaccaagaatatcttcatcatcttcacatggacggaatggatccttttctatgtttaatgatctaacaaccattggagtacttaaaggatttgctttatccatattaaaacgtttaaggatcttctctgtataatttgtctggtgaacaaacattccacattctttttgttcaatttgtaaacccagacaatacttggtttttccaagatccttcatttcaaattcttccttcaagtatgacacaacttcttgaatttctttattcgttccaatgatgtttaaatcatcaacatatacagcaataattacgcatccggatgttgttttcttaatgaaaacacaagggcatattgaattatttacatatccctttttcatcaagtgatcacttagtcgattataccacattcgacctgattgctttaacccatataatgatctttgtaatttcacagaataacattccctgggttttgaactttgtgcttcaggcatcttaaatccttcagggattttcatatatattactatcaagtgatccatataagtaagctgtaacaacatccataagacgcatttctaaattttcagataccgccaagctaatcaaataccgaaacgtaattgcatccatcacaggagaatacgtttcttcataatcaattccaggcctttgagaaaaaccttgtgcaacaagtcgagctttatatcttactatttcatttttctcatttcgctttcgaataaaaacccatttgtatccaacaggttttacaccttcaggtgtaaggactataggtccaaaaacattacgtttatttagcgaatttaattcaacctggatgacatctttccattttatccaatcctgccgatttttacattcaccaaaagattttggttcatgatcttcgttatcatttatgatgtcgattgccacattataagaaaatatatcatcaatttcatctatatcttttcggttccatatttttccagtattaatataattgatagagatttcatgattctcgtcagtttgtggttctgacagaacattttcatcatcatgtgtttcttcaggaacaccattctctattttgtgatcatcatgtgtttcttcagaaacgtcattctttattttgtgatcatcgtgtttctctatgaattttctttttcgaggatttttatccttggaaccgactggccttccacgcttcaggcgtttaatgacatcatgagtatcttccatttgtttctttggaatttcaattcgagcaggggcatttgcagcatgtatatatgatttagttaccccttttgtgtctgcaaatgcatctggtatttgatttgctattctttgcaagtgtacaatttgttgtacatctttttcacattgttttgttcttggatccagatgtaacaatgatgatacataccatgtaatttctttttcggtatgtttctgttctccccctaacattgggaagatttcctcattaaaatgacaatcagcaaaacgtgctgtgaacacgtcgcctgtctgaggttcaatatatcgaatgattgatggactatcataactgatataaattccaacctttctttgaggtcccattttctttcgttgcggtggtgcaataggcacatacaccatacatccaaaaattctcagatgagaaatgtctggttctttaccaaatgcaagctgcaatggggagtatttatgatatgcacttggtctgatgcgaattaatgaagcagcgtgtaaaattgcatgtccccatatagaaatagggagctttgttttcattatcattggtctagcaatcatttgcagacgtttaatcaatgattcagccaatccattctgtgtatgtacatgagcaacaggatgctcaacaatgattcccatagacatacaataatcattgaaagtttgggaagtaaattcaccagcattatcaagtctaattttcttgattgtatgatcgggaaattgattcctcaattttattatttgagcaagtaatcttgcaaatgcaacatttcgagttgataataaacatacatgtgaccatctgctggaggcatcaatcaataccataaagtatctgaatggtccacatggtggatggattggtccacaaatatcaccctgaatacgttcaagaaacattggtgattcagtttggattttgactggtgatggtcttataataagttttccaagagaacatgctttacattgaaacttattattctgaaagatcttctggtctttcagtggataaccatgtgtattttctataattctttgcatcattgttgaaccaggatgtcccaatcgatcatgccaattggttaatatcgaagaattatcaactaccatgtttgattcaatgggacttatatgtgtataatgcaatccagtagggagcattggtagtttttcaatcacatatttctttcctgatttatatgtgataagacacatatatttctcattcccttcattcattgtttgagtatcatacccatgggaatatatatcattaaaactcaataaatttcttttcgattgtggtgaatataaagcatcattgatcaaaaattttgtaccattaggtaacaaaaattgtgctttaccacatcctttaatcaagtctacaggacctgatattgtattcaccgttgtttttgttggttttagttccaagaaatatcttttatctcggaggatagtgtgcgttgtaccactatcgggtatgcaaacttcagctttgctcatagcattttccatatttgaacttcaaaaaaatatgcaatgaaataaattacttgcaatatatatttaaatataacacaaatcataattatacaataaaacattattctatgaatacatgaaaaatagattattgtacatttatattctaccattatattgttcattttcagagaaatcgttgagaaaatctgcagcatcaatattgttcatttctatcccaccaacatattgatcatttccagagaaatcattcataaaatcaccagcatcaaaatgagttgcaTCACttaaacggtcactgcgttcagtgaagttggtctccttttctttcccctttaatgattctttataaagtttacaaaggtgctcaggggctcgacaaactttggaccaatgtcctggagtaccacatctgtaacaagaactttcatatctttttgagtgcttctcattaacacttgtattctcatgatgccttttctgtggatggtttgggacgttcttttgagatgagttataaaaataactatctcgattattttcaaaaccacggccttgaccacgaccacggccaattccacgtccacgtccacgtccacgacctcgacctcgacctcgaccaaaaccttgtctttgaatttgattttggtttccaggtttaaattcatttttacttacagcatttacttctggaaatgctgttgatccagtgggtcgggactgatgatttctcattaatagctcgttgtttttttccgccacaagaagacaggcgatgagttcagaatatctcgcgaatccacgtactctatattgttgctgtagagtaatatttgatgcatgaaacgtggaaaatgttttttcaagcatctcagattctgtgacctcatgtccacaaaattttaattgcgagattattctatacatcgccgaattgtaatcactgacttttttaaagtcttg
Protein-coding sequences here:
- the LOC142546907 gene encoding uncharacterized protein LOC142546907 isoform X1; this translates as MDMMTLQLETQSIHLSDTSRRENSKVIGGYHKKQLGSSRNYVSWNREMDKHLAKVLTDQMAHGNKCDGDTWKPKALQAAVTYLNFKLHLNLSKENIKNRLKAWKKYYSVVTDVQKQSGFFWDEERKMIIVTSDERNSWKEYVESHPDAKGLQNKVIENWSDILLLCGRDRATCLKSETFEKGANSMGDEEEAELKTAQEQLRPSDSLDSMINKRKKAKKDALVEVVGMIAASFQEFVASKKKEERPSGIEIYEVVSSITELTSTEKFKAVEKLMGGDAERFRLLKALPDEERRGWLYFLIDS
- the LOC142546907 gene encoding uncharacterized protein LOC142546907 isoform X2, encoding MDMMTLQLETQSIHLSDTSRRENSKGGYHKKQLGSSRNYVSWNREMDKHLAKVLTDQMAHGNKCDGDTWKPKALQAAVTYLNFKLHLNLSKENIKNRLKAWKKYYSVVTDVQKQSGFFWDEERKMIIVTSDERNSWKEYVESHPDAKGLQNKVIENWSDILLLCGRDRATCLKSETFEKGANSMGDEEEAELKTAQEQLRPSDSLDSMINKRKKAKKDALVEVVGMIAASFQEFVASKKKEERPSGIEIYEVVSSITELTSTEKFKAVEKLMGGDAERFRLLKALPDEERRGWLYFLIDS